Proteins encoded together in one Equus asinus isolate D_3611 breed Donkey chromosome 12, EquAss-T2T_v2, whole genome shotgun sequence window:
- the LOC106827552 gene encoding cytochrome P450 11B1, mitochondrial-like isoform X1, giving the protein MAFRAKADVRLAGSWLSLRWAHSLGSRATPAPKAMLPFEAIPECPGNRWMRVLQIWREQGSENLHLEIHQTFQELGPIFRYHMGGTQTVFVMLPEDVKRLQQVESHHPRRATVGPWLAYRQHCGHKYGVFLLNGPEWRYDRLRLNPDVLSPQAVEKYIPMVDGVARDFSKALKSKVLQNARGSLTLDARPSIFHYTIEASNLALFGERLGLLGHSPSPASLHFIRALETMFKSTVQLMFMPRSLSRWTSTKAWKEHFEAWDYIFQYANNSIQKIYQELALGHPRHYSGIVAELLLRADMSLDAIRANSIDLTAGSVDTTAYPLLMTLFELARNPKVQQALRQESLVAEARISENPRRATTELPLLRAALKETLRLYPVGVFLEREVSSDLVLQNYHIPAGTTVKVLLYSLGRNPAVFVRPERYHPQRWLDNRASSTRFPYLAFGFGLRQCLGRRLAEVEMLLLLHHVLKNFVVETLTQEDVKMIYRFILMPSTLPLLTFRAIN; this is encoded by the exons ATGGCGTTCAGGGCGAAGGCAGACGTGCGTCTGGCAGGGTCCTGGCTGTCCCTGCGCTGGGCACACTCACTGGGCTCCAGAGCCACTCCCGCCCCGAAGGCGATGCTGCCCTTCGAAGCCATACCCGAGTGTCCGGGAAACAGGTGGATGAGGGTGCTGCAGATCTGGAGGGAGCAGGGCTCCGAGAACCTTCACCTGGAGATACATCAGACCTTCCAGGAGCTGGGGCCGATTTTCAG GTACCACATGGGAGGGACACAAACGGTGTTTGTGATGCTGCCCGAGGATGTGAAGAGGCTGCAGCAGGTGGAGAGCCACCACCCAAGGCGGGCGACCGTGGGGCCCTGGCTGGCCTACCGACAGCATTGTGGGCACAAATACGGCGTGTTCTTGCT AAACGGGCCCGAATGGCGCTATGACCGATTGCGGCTGAACCCAGACGTGCTGTCACCACAGGCTGTCGAGAAGTACATCCCCATGGTGGATGGGGTGGCAAGGGACTTCTCAAAGGCCCTGAAATCGAAGGTGCTGCAGAATGCCCGGGGGAGTCTGACCCTGGATGCCCGGCCCAGCATCTTCCACTACACCATAGAAG CCAGCAACTTAGCCCTTTTTGGAGAGCGGCTGGGCCTCCTTGGCCACAGCCCGAGCCCTGCCAGCCTGCACTTTATCCGTGCTCTGGAGACCATGTTCAAATCCACCGTCCAGCTCATGTTCATGCCCAGGAGCCTGTCACGCTGGACAAGCACCAAGGCGTGGAAGGAGCACTTTGAGGCCTGGGACTACATCTTCCAGTATG CCAACAATTCCATCCAGAAAATCTATCAGGAGCTGGCCCTCGGCCACCCGCGACACTACAGTGGCATCGTGGCGGAGCTGCTGCTGCGTGCAGACATGAGCCTGGATGCCATCCGGGCCAATTCTATTGACCTCACTGCCGGGAGCGTGGACACG ACGGCCTACCCCTTACTAATGACCCTCTTTGAGCTGGCTCGGAACCCCAAAGTGCAGCAGGCCCTTCGCCAGGAGAGCCTGGTGGCCGAGGCCAGGATCTCTGAAAATCCCCGGAGGGCGACCACGGAGCTGCCCCTGCTGCGCGCGGCCCTCAAGGAGACCTTGAG GCTGTACCCGGTGGGTGTCTTCTTGGAGCGAGAGGTGAGCTCGGATCTGGTGCTGCAGAACTACCACATCCCGGCTGGG ACAACAGTCAAGGTGCTGCTCTACTCCCTGGGTCGAAACCCTGCCGTGTTCGTGAGGCCCGAGCGCTATCATCCCCAGCGCTGGCTAGACAAcagggcctccagcaccaggttCCCCTACCTGGCCTTTGGCTTTGGCCTGCGCCAGTGCCTGGGGCGGCGCCTGGCGGAGGTGGAGATGCTGCTTCTGCTGCACCAC GTGCTGAAAAACTTCGTGGTGGAGACGCTAACGCAAGAGGATGTGAAGATGATCTACCGGTTCATATTGATGCCCTCCACACTCCCCCTCCTTACCTTCCGGGCCATCAACTAG
- the LOC106827552 gene encoding cytochrome P450 11B1, mitochondrial-like isoform X2 has translation MAFRAKADVRLAGSWLSLRWAHSLGSRATPAPKAMLPFEAIPECPGNRWMRVLQIWREQGSENLHLEIHQTFQELGPIFRYHMGGTQTVFVMLPEDVKRLQQVESHHPRRATVGPWLAYRQHCGHKYGVFLLNGPEWRYDRLRLNPDVLSPQAVEKYIPMVDGVARDFSKALKSKVLQNARGSLTLDARPSIFHYTIEANNSIQKIYQELALGHPRHYSGIVAELLLRADMSLDAIRANSIDLTAGSVDTTAYPLLMTLFELARNPKVQQALRQESLVAEARISENPRRATTELPLLRAALKETLRLYPVGVFLEREVSSDLVLQNYHIPAGTTVKVLLYSLGRNPAVFVRPERYHPQRWLDNRASSTRFPYLAFGFGLRQCLGRRLAEVEMLLLLHHVLKNFVVETLTQEDVKMIYRFILMPSTLPLLTFRAIN, from the exons ATGGCGTTCAGGGCGAAGGCAGACGTGCGTCTGGCAGGGTCCTGGCTGTCCCTGCGCTGGGCACACTCACTGGGCTCCAGAGCCACTCCCGCCCCGAAGGCGATGCTGCCCTTCGAAGCCATACCCGAGTGTCCGGGAAACAGGTGGATGAGGGTGCTGCAGATCTGGAGGGAGCAGGGCTCCGAGAACCTTCACCTGGAGATACATCAGACCTTCCAGGAGCTGGGGCCGATTTTCAG GTACCACATGGGAGGGACACAAACGGTGTTTGTGATGCTGCCCGAGGATGTGAAGAGGCTGCAGCAGGTGGAGAGCCACCACCCAAGGCGGGCGACCGTGGGGCCCTGGCTGGCCTACCGACAGCATTGTGGGCACAAATACGGCGTGTTCTTGCT AAACGGGCCCGAATGGCGCTATGACCGATTGCGGCTGAACCCAGACGTGCTGTCACCACAGGCTGTCGAGAAGTACATCCCCATGGTGGATGGGGTGGCAAGGGACTTCTCAAAGGCCCTGAAATCGAAGGTGCTGCAGAATGCCCGGGGGAGTCTGACCCTGGATGCCCGGCCCAGCATCTTCCACTACACCATAGAAG CCAACAATTCCATCCAGAAAATCTATCAGGAGCTGGCCCTCGGCCACCCGCGACACTACAGTGGCATCGTGGCGGAGCTGCTGCTGCGTGCAGACATGAGCCTGGATGCCATCCGGGCCAATTCTATTGACCTCACTGCCGGGAGCGTGGACACG ACGGCCTACCCCTTACTAATGACCCTCTTTGAGCTGGCTCGGAACCCCAAAGTGCAGCAGGCCCTTCGCCAGGAGAGCCTGGTGGCCGAGGCCAGGATCTCTGAAAATCCCCGGAGGGCGACCACGGAGCTGCCCCTGCTGCGCGCGGCCCTCAAGGAGACCTTGAG GCTGTACCCGGTGGGTGTCTTCTTGGAGCGAGAGGTGAGCTCGGATCTGGTGCTGCAGAACTACCACATCCCGGCTGGG ACAACAGTCAAGGTGCTGCTCTACTCCCTGGGTCGAAACCCTGCCGTGTTCGTGAGGCCCGAGCGCTATCATCCCCAGCGCTGGCTAGACAAcagggcctccagcaccaggttCCCCTACCTGGCCTTTGGCTTTGGCCTGCGCCAGTGCCTGGGGCGGCGCCTGGCGGAGGTGGAGATGCTGCTTCTGCTGCACCAC GTGCTGAAAAACTTCGTGGTGGAGACGCTAACGCAAGAGGATGTGAAGATGATCTACCGGTTCATATTGATGCCCTCCACACTCCCCCTCCTTACCTTCCGGGCCATCAACTAG